Proteins found in one Poecilia reticulata strain Guanapo linkage group LG15, Guppy_female_1.0+MT, whole genome shotgun sequence genomic segment:
- the pcca gene encoding propionyl-CoA carboxylase alpha chain, mitochondrial isoform X1 → MAVYRQAVFLDRLLFAVKSAPCQARCCAGTHRPQYSTATSPNEKTFEKILIANRGEIACRVMKTCKKMGIQTVAVHSDVDSSAVHVKMADEAVCVGPAPTGKSYLNMEAIMEAIRQTGAQAVHPGYGFLSENKEFAKRLAAEGVTFIGPDTHAIQAMGDKIESKLIAKAAKVNTIPGFDGVVKTAEEAVKIAQEIGYPVMIKASAGGGGKGMRIAWNNEETREGFRFSSQEAASSFGDDRLLIEKYIDNPRHIEIQVLADKHGNALWLNERECSIQRRNQKVVEEAPSTFLDPDTRQAMGEQAVQLAKAVKYSSAGTVEFLVDSQKNFYFLEMNTRLQVEHPITECITGLDLVEQMIRVAKGYRLQHQQKDIPINGWAIESRVYAEDPYKSFGLPSIGRLSEYQEPLDLSNVRVDSGIEEGSDISIYYDPMISKLVTYGSTRAEALSRMEDALDHYVIRGVTHNVPLLREIITHPRFISGDISTNFLPEVYPDGFKGHQLDTESRRELLASATALYITAQLRSRNIVGPLRVSSAPVESGCWELCVELGGERHQVDITKSGDVYIVEADRGTVEVCGQWNLASPLLPVSVNGADRMLQCLSRDASGTIVLQYMGTLFKLRVLSQRAAELDSYMPEKVSEDTSSILRSPMPGTVVAVSVKPGDTVAEGQEICVIEAMKMQNSLTAARQAKVKSVHCNTGETVGEGDLLVELE, encoded by the exons ATGGCGGTGTACAGACAGGCAGTGTTCCTGGACAGGCTGCTGTTTGCCGTGAAG tcTGCGCCTTGCCAGGCCCGCTGCTGTGCAGGAACACACAGGCCTCAGTACTCCACCGCCACCAGTCCCAATGAGAAG aCCTTTGAGAAGATCCTCATTGCCAACAGAGGAGAAATAGCCTGCAGG gTGATGAAGACATGTAAGAAGATGGGCATCCAGACTGTAGCTGTTCACAGTGATGTAGACTCCAGTGCT GTTCATGTAAAGATGGCTGACGAAGCTGTGTGTGTTGGCCCTGCTCCTACTGGGAAGAGCTACCTGAACATGGAGGCCATCATGGAGGCTATCAGGCAAACTGGAGCACAAGCA GTTCATCCTGGGTATGGATTTCTCTCTGAGAACAAGGAATTTGCAAAGCGCCTG GCTGCAGAAGGTGTAACATTCATCGGCCCAGACACTCATGCGATACAAGCAATGGGAGATAAAATTGAGAGCAAGCTGATTGCTAAGGCTGCCAAGGTCAACACTATCCCAGGATTTGATGGAGTTGTCAAG ACTGCAGAGGAAGCTGTGAAGATCGCTCAGGAAATCG GCTACCCTGTGATGATCAAGGCGTCGGCTGGCGGAGGAGGGAAGGGAATGAGGATAGCCTGGAACAATGAGGAGACGCG GGAAGGTTTCCGTTTCTCATCCCAGGAAGCAGCGTCCAGCTTTGGGGATGACAGGCTGCTGATTGAGAAGTACATAGACAACCCTAGGCACATAGAGATCCAG gtgCTGGCTGATAAACATGGTAATGCCCTGTGGCTAAATGAGAGGGAGTGCTCCATCCAGAGGAGGAACCAGAAGGTGGTGGAGGAGGCTCCCAG TACCTTCCTGGACCCAGACACGCGGCAGGCCATGGGGGAGCAGGCAGTGCAGCTGGCCAAGGCTGTGAAGTATTCCTCTGCTGGTACCGTGGAGTTCCTGGTGGACTCCCAGAAAAACTTCTACTTCCTGGAGATGAACACGCGACTCCAG GTGGAGCATCCGATTACTGAGTGCATCACGGGTCTGGACCTGGTGGAGCAGATGATCCGGGTCGCCAAGGGTTACCGGCTGCAGCACCAGCAGAAGGACATCCCCATTAACGGCTGGGCCATAGAGAGCCGTGTTTACGCAGAG GACCCCTATAAGTCCTTTGGTCTTCCCTCTATTGGACGGCTGTCTGAGTACCAGGAGCCTCTCGACCTCAGCAAC GTTCGGGTGGACAGCGGCATTGAGGAAGGAAGTGACATCAGTATCTACTATGATCCTATGATCTCCAAG CTGGTCACCTACGGGTCGACCCGAGCTGAGGCTCTGTCCAGGATGGAGGACGCTCTGGACCACTACGTGATCAGAG GTGTAACCCACAACGTCCCTCTGCTGAGGGAGATCATCACGCACCCTCGGTTCATCTCCGGTGACATCAGCACAAACTTCCTGCCTGAGGTCTACCCTGACGGGTTCAAAGGTCACCAGCTGGACACAGAGAGCCGCAGGGAACTGCTGGCCTCAGCGACAGCTCTGTACATTACTGCTCAGCTCCGCTCACGTAACATTGTGGGTCCACTCAG GGTGTCCTCGGCTCCTGTGGAGAGTGGTTGCTGGGAGTTGTGTGTGGAGCTGGGGGGAGAGCGCCACCAGGTGGACATCACCAAGTCAGGCGATGTTTACATT GTGGAGGCTGATAGAGGGACGGTGGAAGTGTGTGGACAGTGGAACCTGGCCTCCCCCCTGCTGCCAGTCTCTGTTAACGGTGCAGACAGGATGCTCCAG tgTCTGTCCAGAGACGCTTCAGGAACCATAGTTCTGCAGTACATGGGTACACTG TTTAAGCTGAGGGTTTTGTCCCAGCGGGCAGCAGAGCTGGACTCCTACATGCCAGAGAAGGTGTCAGAGGACACTAGCAGCATCCTGCGCTCTCCTATGCCCGGAACAGTGGTGGCCGTGTCCGTCAAGCCTGGAGACACG GTTGCAGAGGGTCAGGAGATCTGTGTGATTGAAGCCATGAAGATGCAGAACAGTTTAACAGCTGCCAGGCAAGCAAAG GTGAAGAGTGTCCACTGTAACACTGGAGAGACGGTGGGGGAAGGAGACCTACTGGTGGAGCTGGAATGA
- the pcca gene encoding propionyl-CoA carboxylase alpha chain, mitochondrial isoform X2, with protein MAVYRQAVFLDRLLFAVKARCCAGTHRPQYSTATSPNEKTFEKILIANRGEIACRVMKTCKKMGIQTVAVHSDVDSSAVHVKMADEAVCVGPAPTGKSYLNMEAIMEAIRQTGAQAVHPGYGFLSENKEFAKRLAAEGVTFIGPDTHAIQAMGDKIESKLIAKAAKVNTIPGFDGVVKTAEEAVKIAQEIGYPVMIKASAGGGGKGMRIAWNNEETREGFRFSSQEAASSFGDDRLLIEKYIDNPRHIEIQVLADKHGNALWLNERECSIQRRNQKVVEEAPSTFLDPDTRQAMGEQAVQLAKAVKYSSAGTVEFLVDSQKNFYFLEMNTRLQVEHPITECITGLDLVEQMIRVAKGYRLQHQQKDIPINGWAIESRVYAEDPYKSFGLPSIGRLSEYQEPLDLSNVRVDSGIEEGSDISIYYDPMISKLVTYGSTRAEALSRMEDALDHYVIRGVTHNVPLLREIITHPRFISGDISTNFLPEVYPDGFKGHQLDTESRRELLASATALYITAQLRSRNIVGPLRVSSAPVESGCWELCVELGGERHQVDITKSGDVYIVEADRGTVEVCGQWNLASPLLPVSVNGADRMLQCLSRDASGTIVLQYMGTLFKLRVLSQRAAELDSYMPEKVSEDTSSILRSPMPGTVVAVSVKPGDTVAEGQEICVIEAMKMQNSLTAARQAKVKSVHCNTGETVGEGDLLVELE; from the exons ATGGCGGTGTACAGACAGGCAGTGTTCCTGGACAGGCTGCTGTTTGCCGTGAAG GCCCGCTGCTGTGCAGGAACACACAGGCCTCAGTACTCCACCGCCACCAGTCCCAATGAGAAG aCCTTTGAGAAGATCCTCATTGCCAACAGAGGAGAAATAGCCTGCAGG gTGATGAAGACATGTAAGAAGATGGGCATCCAGACTGTAGCTGTTCACAGTGATGTAGACTCCAGTGCT GTTCATGTAAAGATGGCTGACGAAGCTGTGTGTGTTGGCCCTGCTCCTACTGGGAAGAGCTACCTGAACATGGAGGCCATCATGGAGGCTATCAGGCAAACTGGAGCACAAGCA GTTCATCCTGGGTATGGATTTCTCTCTGAGAACAAGGAATTTGCAAAGCGCCTG GCTGCAGAAGGTGTAACATTCATCGGCCCAGACACTCATGCGATACAAGCAATGGGAGATAAAATTGAGAGCAAGCTGATTGCTAAGGCTGCCAAGGTCAACACTATCCCAGGATTTGATGGAGTTGTCAAG ACTGCAGAGGAAGCTGTGAAGATCGCTCAGGAAATCG GCTACCCTGTGATGATCAAGGCGTCGGCTGGCGGAGGAGGGAAGGGAATGAGGATAGCCTGGAACAATGAGGAGACGCG GGAAGGTTTCCGTTTCTCATCCCAGGAAGCAGCGTCCAGCTTTGGGGATGACAGGCTGCTGATTGAGAAGTACATAGACAACCCTAGGCACATAGAGATCCAG gtgCTGGCTGATAAACATGGTAATGCCCTGTGGCTAAATGAGAGGGAGTGCTCCATCCAGAGGAGGAACCAGAAGGTGGTGGAGGAGGCTCCCAG TACCTTCCTGGACCCAGACACGCGGCAGGCCATGGGGGAGCAGGCAGTGCAGCTGGCCAAGGCTGTGAAGTATTCCTCTGCTGGTACCGTGGAGTTCCTGGTGGACTCCCAGAAAAACTTCTACTTCCTGGAGATGAACACGCGACTCCAG GTGGAGCATCCGATTACTGAGTGCATCACGGGTCTGGACCTGGTGGAGCAGATGATCCGGGTCGCCAAGGGTTACCGGCTGCAGCACCAGCAGAAGGACATCCCCATTAACGGCTGGGCCATAGAGAGCCGTGTTTACGCAGAG GACCCCTATAAGTCCTTTGGTCTTCCCTCTATTGGACGGCTGTCTGAGTACCAGGAGCCTCTCGACCTCAGCAAC GTTCGGGTGGACAGCGGCATTGAGGAAGGAAGTGACATCAGTATCTACTATGATCCTATGATCTCCAAG CTGGTCACCTACGGGTCGACCCGAGCTGAGGCTCTGTCCAGGATGGAGGACGCTCTGGACCACTACGTGATCAGAG GTGTAACCCACAACGTCCCTCTGCTGAGGGAGATCATCACGCACCCTCGGTTCATCTCCGGTGACATCAGCACAAACTTCCTGCCTGAGGTCTACCCTGACGGGTTCAAAGGTCACCAGCTGGACACAGAGAGCCGCAGGGAACTGCTGGCCTCAGCGACAGCTCTGTACATTACTGCTCAGCTCCGCTCACGTAACATTGTGGGTCCACTCAG GGTGTCCTCGGCTCCTGTGGAGAGTGGTTGCTGGGAGTTGTGTGTGGAGCTGGGGGGAGAGCGCCACCAGGTGGACATCACCAAGTCAGGCGATGTTTACATT GTGGAGGCTGATAGAGGGACGGTGGAAGTGTGTGGACAGTGGAACCTGGCCTCCCCCCTGCTGCCAGTCTCTGTTAACGGTGCAGACAGGATGCTCCAG tgTCTGTCCAGAGACGCTTCAGGAACCATAGTTCTGCAGTACATGGGTACACTG TTTAAGCTGAGGGTTTTGTCCCAGCGGGCAGCAGAGCTGGACTCCTACATGCCAGAGAAGGTGTCAGAGGACACTAGCAGCATCCTGCGCTCTCCTATGCCCGGAACAGTGGTGGCCGTGTCCGTCAAGCCTGGAGACACG GTTGCAGAGGGTCAGGAGATCTGTGTGATTGAAGCCATGAAGATGCAGAACAGTTTAACAGCTGCCAGGCAAGCAAAG GTGAAGAGTGTCCACTGTAACACTGGAGAGACGGTGGGGGAAGGAGACCTACTGGTGGAGCTGGAATGA